The proteins below are encoded in one region of Mycolicibacterium neworleansense:
- a CDS encoding LOG family protein encodes MSGEFDREFAVCVYCASGPTHPELLALASEVGVAIAKRGWTLVSGGGNVSAMGAVARAARSSNGRTVGVIPKALVHRELADVDAAELVVTDTMRERKKEMEDRSDAFIALPGGIGTLEEFFEAWTAGYLGMHEKPVVLLDPFGHYDGLLTWLRGLVDSGYVSSQALDRLVVVDEVAAALDACAPLT; translated from the coding sequence GTGTCCGGTGAATTCGACCGCGAGTTTGCGGTGTGTGTCTATTGCGCTTCGGGTCCCACCCATCCTGAGCTGCTGGCACTGGCCAGTGAGGTCGGGGTGGCGATCGCCAAACGCGGATGGACGTTGGTCTCCGGCGGCGGCAACGTCTCGGCGATGGGTGCGGTAGCCCGCGCTGCGCGCTCGTCCAACGGCCGCACGGTCGGCGTGATCCCCAAGGCGCTCGTGCACCGCGAGCTCGCCGACGTCGACGCCGCCGAACTGGTGGTCACCGACACCATGCGGGAACGCAAGAAGGAGATGGAGGACCGCTCCGACGCGTTCATCGCGCTGCCTGGCGGCATCGGCACGCTGGAAGAGTTCTTCGAGGCCTGGACTGCGGGCTACCTGGGCATGCACGAAAAGCCTGTTGTGCTGCTCGATCCGTTCGGTCATTACGACGGTTTGTTGACCTGGTTGCGCGGACTCGTCGACTCCGGTTACGTGAGTAGTCAGGCCCTGGACCGGCTGGTGGTCGTCGACGAAGTCGCCGCGGCGCTCGACGCCTGCGCGCCGCTTACCTAG